In the Vanessa atalanta chromosome 13, ilVanAtal1.2, whole genome shotgun sequence genome, ACTGGAACGAATTGTCCTAAGCCTCTCATAATTCAAGATAGATATAGATTATTCAATCTTATCGTTAAGCGTTATTTGGTGTCGTGTAATTTTTTGCATATAGACGCGTTTTTAatagttcaaaaatattattcttatgacaaagatataaataagtCTGATGTCCTTCTGACCGACTTCAGCTACGCAGGCTCTGCTAAGCAGAGACTAGCGAACTACGGACTACGAACTACTACCTGATATAGTAGACAGatgcactctcataatccgatggaacggtAAATTCAACGTGATATTAAAGAGAACTCTTTAATTCTAAGCGTAGGATCCAACGGCTGTTCATGCTTTCCGAGGCAGACTTCGGGATATTATACTGAGAAATTTCACAAAAGAgaaatccaattttaaattgCCCGACCAAGGCATAATCCGAAACCTTGAAAcatatggtttaaaaaaaaaacaacgaggCAAGCggaaattatattaacttgacGGTAGTGTTTAGTGTAAGCCCATATGGGCTTATTTCTACCgagaaacagcaatacttagtatttttgtgttccagtttaaaacAAAGTGAGCCAGTAcaaatacaggcacaagataaATAACATCTTATCTCCTAATGTTGATGGAACATTGTCagtttaaggaatggttaatatttcttactgcgccaatgtctatgggcggtggagaccATTCCTCAACCGGTCCGTTTGTCCATACTATatgaaaaaaagttatattataaaaaaacaacagtttatataatatatatgtaaatgtaactgTAAAGATCTTTGCACTTTACGAGAAACATTCTCcataaatattccataataataatattatcattacccTAAATCCGGTTTTACGTACGATATTTATCGAGGAATGTATGACacgtatcaataaataaagcgagttaaattgcatttaaactaataatattatgaacacttacatttattagtaaaaatgtatttgaatgaCGCATGCACTACGCAGGTCACGCCAATTGTTGGATATCATTTTGGCATCCTAATTACTAATCGACTAAGAACATGTAGCCAATACCAATTTTCTCTGAATAAATAATCTatgtcgagccgagatggcacagtttgaaacgtgcatcttaactgatgatttcgggttcaaacccaggctagcaccactaaattttcatgtgcttaatttgtgtgtttgaaaacatcgtgaggaaaccgatACCTAtaccctataccataaaaaaaaaaacctgcatgtgtttaatttcaacgaaattctgccacaggtGTGTTCGACCAATCcgtattgaagcagcgtggtggaatatactccaaaatCTTCTTCTcacagggagaggaggccttagcccagcattgggtaatttacaggctgttaatgtaaataatcttttgaaATAGAATTTATAGATAGATTTCATCTTGATGAAGACAATAATGCAACGGATTGACAGTAGTTTATTGTTGGCTACGTCTCATGTCAGGGTAAATTTTAAAGACCGAAGTCATTGCAGAAAACACTGTAGCGAATAGGCGACGCAAATGTTCGTCACCAATGACGTCTTCGTTCCGTTTGAAGTTGTAAGGTTTGGTCGTGAAGTAATAGTGAAAACATGCTCCTATTTGAAACTTTAACTCGTCTCCATTAAATCCACCGGCGACGGGTTCCATTTTAGCTCAGATAACCAGATTTTCGATTCAACAGGGAAATGCTGTTAGAATTCTTGCCATGTGGGTacagtagatttttttaaccaccaattgtatatttttatttaggtcCTCAATCTAAATAAGTCTTATGTAAActgatatagatatattatttatattaatatactggCTTTACTCGCGCTAAATGtgtaaaactttacctatagtacAAACTGTAACACCCAAATTTACCCCCTCCAGggttgaattaaaataagtaatctaTATTCTTACCCACGGCTCAAATTATCTCCGTAACAAATTGCATCTAAATCGTTCAGCGATTTAAgggtgaagaggtaacagacaaagtcatttgaacatttataatattattataggtttttgtaatttgtgctgtctataaaagtatttatagatTAGAGAAAGAGTCTTAGCATTAATAATCGTACGCGTCATTTCATCGGATATGACCGCGGTCATTCATCGTAACGGGAGGTGAAACAAATTTGCTCATAAAAATGACAATAGCTTGGATCTTGCTCAATCTGGTTGCCGAAAtggtttaatttcattgttttgtaaacatatttagAATACTAATTTAGCAAATTTATAATCTAGTGTTGTTATAACATTGCCCGtacaatcaattatattataagttcaaACTAGATACGTTTTTAATATGAGTTTCAGTGTCGGAAAATGTCAAACAAGGAAAGTGTTCATCCAGAACGCTCGAGAACTAAATAATTTagacaaataaatacttaatgtgTCATACAAAATCTCAAtagatgaataataattaagtgtgcatatttcaaatcaatttttatttcgaaataaatgtGTTTAGAGCTCCATGATAGACGATCTTTCTCGAATCTTTAAGCAAAATGTATCATATTTATCTATCTCTTTTCATCTCTTTCTTGAaatttttgtttctaattttTTGCTATAATATCGATTTCCAAAAATTTTCCAATTTTACTGTGATATGCCATTATGTTTAACAATGCGggtaacatttatttactttagaatCATTTAAAACCCactgtttattttgtaatgtgtgTAATGTTCAAATAGCCAGAAAATGtgatttcatttaaacattgtttaactttttaaagcAAGTTAATCGACATTAAAAATTCTGAACGTGTTTCTTTTAATCTATCTATGAAAATAAAGGTTAGAAATAAAAAgacatttgttaatattttatgacaacgATATCGCTTTATTGGATGTCAAAAAAGGCGAGCGATGGATGCGCGTGCGGCTCCGTAAAAAAGTTGGAAATCGTGTCTCTTAGGTGCGGGTGCACGCCCACCCATCCTCCGCCTCGCGCAATACATACTTCacggttataaataattataaataaatatcaacaagaTACAAAATAACCTTtcgtaaaaacattaatattactagAGTTTAATTTTTGGGCGTAACATTTTTGGTACAGCTCTTTTTGGTTCACGCTGTCTTATATTTgctattgtataaaaatgttggTATAACGAAACATCTGTACAGTCCGTTTGTTAATTTCTGTAGTGGAACGTTTAGAAATCGTTTTCGGGCGCCAGGTCGAACCTTGGTGGGAAGGTGCCGAAACCGTCAAAGGCGGGGCGCGTACGTTGGGGCTGAAAGGAAATCACGAATGATTAAATTGTTCACAGTTCCTAAGTTTATGGTAACGTGCAGGATACATGCGGCTTCGCAGCTTCGTTTTTTCTTATGTCCTATTGAATAACGATTCCTTTTTATATCGAATCATATTCATGCTTTATATTTGTACCACAATTTAAGGATAAACACAGAGGGTTCTAAGATCTACAAATCGACAGTGTTCATTGTGCCGATGTTGTGTTTTTGATCGGGGGCAACACAACTTACATGTGATCCAGTGGTGATCTATGGACGCCCTTTAACGGACgcctgaataaataaaatatgacgcTTTAGTTGATCCTCGTCTTACAATCAAACCAAAATCACAGAGATTGTTTCTGACTAATTCTTAATCTTTCGAAAAACAATggattataattgattattttttaaattgatatatcgTTGGAGATTATCTATTTAGAATTACATTTATGACATCTGATTTGCAAAGTAATTCTAGGAATGTTCAGAAATACAACTTACCGCCGGACTGACTCCTCTCGCAGCTGATCCCGCGCGTCCCTTGCCACGGAATTTGCTGATAGCTTGCTCGGCAAGGTCTGCCCTTTCTTCAGCTTCCTCCAATTCCTGCTGTGCCTTACGGAACTTAGCCAAGTTAAGGGCGGCGATCTCTTCGGCTTCTTCGATCTGCCTCTTGTAGGTCTTGATCTTCTGCTGCAGTTTGTCAACCAGGTCCTGCATACGTTCGTGGTTCTTGCGGTCTTCTTCAGCCTGGAAGGTTAATTCCTTGATGCGTCTCTCAGCCTTGCGCAGGTTCTTCTGTGCATCAGCGTGCCTCCTCTGTTCACCGTCGAGCTCGTTTTCAAGCTCCCTGACTCTTTGTTCAAGTTTCTGGATGGCCTTCTTGCCTCCCTTGAGCGCGTTAGCTTCAGCTTCGTCAAGCCTGACTTGCAATTCCTTGATCTGCTGTTCAAGTGCCTTGCGAAGTTTCTCCTGTGTCTGGGCGTGTTCTTGCTCAGCACGGAGTTCGTCGGCAAGCCTGGCAGCATCAACCATGGCCTTCTTTGCCTTCTCTTCGGAGTTCTTAGCCTCGTTAAGGAGTTCATCAAGGTCAGAGTGCAGGGTCTGGAGCTCGGACTCGAGTTTCCTCTTAGCAGCAGAGAGGGAAGCGCTTTGAGCAGAAAGTTCGTTGAGCTGTTCGTGGGCATCACCAAGTTCTTGTTCAGCTTGGCGGCGGGCACGGTCAGCTTGTTCAAGAAGCGTACGCGATTCTTCGAGCTCATTTTGGAGGGCATTTGCACGACGCTCTGAGATTCCAAGCTGTTCACGGGCATCATCACGAGCACGCTGTTCTTCTTCCAAGGCAGTTTGGAGGTCCTTGATCTGAGCCTGGTAACGTTTAATGTTCTTCTGGGCTTCAGCGTTAGCTTTGTTGGCGTGGTCGAGGGCGATCTCGAGCTCGTTGATGTCAGCCTCCAACTTCTTCTTCATGCGCAGGGCCTCAGCCTTGCCCTTAGCCTCTGCTTCAAGGGAAGCTTGCATAGAGTCCAAGGCACGTTGGTGGTTCTTGCGGGTGTTTTCGAATTCTTCTTCCTTCTCCTGGATCCTCCTGTCGATCTCCTGTCTGACTTGAGACAGCTCGAGTTGAGCACGCAGAACCTTGTTCTCTTCCTGCTCAAGAGCTGCTTCGGCTTCCTCGAGAGCAGCTTGGAGTTCGTCCTTTTCGGCTTCAAGACGCTTCCTGGCCTTCTCGATTTCATGGATGTTGCGGCCACCTTCGCCAATCTGGTCAAGGAGATCCTTGACTTCATCAGCGAGGTTCTTGTTTTCACGACGTACGGCCTCGAGTTGTTCCTGACCTTCCTCGTAGGCACCCTTAAGGCGGAATAATTCGGTAGAGTAGTTACGGCATTCCTTTTGGCTGGCGTCAAGTTCAGCAGCAAGGTCATCGACCTTGAGTTTCCATTCACCAATGATCTTATCGAACGCCTTCTGTTTTTTCTCAGCAGCGTTAGCGATGGCAGTAGCACGGTCAACCTCGAGTTGCAAGTCCTCGACTTCGGTGGAAAGGCGCTGCTTGGTCTTCTCGAGAGCAACAACCTTCTGGTTGAGAGACTCGATAGTTTCTTCGGCTTCGGCGAGACGGGCTTGAAGTTTGCGCTTGGCTTCTTCGAGTTCCTCGGAGCGGGCAACACCTTCGGACTCGTACTTGGAGCGCCAGAGTTGAGCTTCAGCGTTAGCCTTGGACAGTTGACGCTGTAAGTCAGCCTTGCCTTCGGCTTCCTCTTCCACTTGCTCGCGGATGTTGTCCAAATCGTGTTCGAGGTTGCGGAACTTGCCAAGCAAAGTAGCGCGTTCCTGTTGAAAAAAAGAAAGTATAAAGTCTATGCAAATCGAAATTTttagcaaataatatttattatgaagaaTAAATACTGACCCTGGCCTCTTCGTCAGCGAGCCTCTTGGTGTCCTCCAACTGTGTGGTGAGCGACACCTTAATCTTGGAGAGCTGCGACACCTGGGACTCAGCCTCCTCCAACTGGCGGAGCAGGTCGGAGTTCTCAATCGACAACTTCTTCTTAGCGGCATCCAGGTCATTAAGGGTGCGGTTGGATTCATCAGCCTTGCCTTGAACCTCGTTGAGCTGGTGTTGAAGTTGCTTGACGATCTTTTCTTGAGCAGCCTAAGAAaggtttcaattaaaaaaaatgtaaaatacagTCACTGCCTTTTTATTAAGGTATGTGTTTTAAAACTGTAGTATTAGTTCGAAAAAACACACGTTTCCATAATATTAGAATTCTAAAaatgatgtatatatatgtcattagattattataaaaaaacaattaccaaGTTTTAAAATGGCTAACTCCATctgcttaataaataacataaaattgttcTTTATTTCGCGTAAGGTTACTTTCATGCATTTTCATTTTCCtgtattgttaaataaacattagtagaatcacactttttttttttaaagcagtcCTAAAGCATTATTATTCAAACGGGATTTTAATTGTTAGTCGTTATCATTTTGAATCTATTTGTACAGGTGAGTCATGTGTTGTTTTTGCTAAATCTATTTTTGCTCCTTTTTTACAAAGCGGCGAAGCGTCCTGTAATTGCTGATGCCAACACGTTTATCTTTCATCGTTGTGTACCTTTTCGTTGGACAAGTGGTCGAGACCGGCGCGAAGGTCATTGACTTCGCTAAAGTATTGAGAGCGCTCTTTCTCAGCCCTGggtagataaaatataacataatgcaCATTAGTGTTATCCCGTTAGAAACCTTATCGCTGACAGGATAACTGCCCCGACGAATCGGTGTTTTAACTGATTACATATATTTGGTCGAAAATCATAATGTTTATCTGTGAATACAATGATGTCTGTTGTGTACAGTTGATTGTCTACCGGGAGAGGATCATGCATTTTCACCCCAGGCGGTACACATGCCTTTACGGATGACATGTTACCTTTTCCCTTGCAACTTGGTCAATGGCTGCACGTGTGTTGTTAAGCTCGTTGTAGCAAGATGCACGATCATGTTCAGCCCTGAGTTTGTAGCAAtgcgataaatatatattggaaaaaaaaattggtgcTTTTGCTTACAAACGCCgaatttatagataatatttccTTAGTCCACTGGCAGAgccattttattacaatttttatccctttaatattttttaagtttcactttaaataaagtttttatatcatatttttggtcataaaatatttaaaaatagtaaatgtgTACTTACTTAGCCTTAAGCTTGTTGAGCTGGTCGAGCTGCTCACCCATTTCCGCAACGGCATCGTTGTGCTTCTTGCGGAGGTTGGCGAGGGTGGACTCGTGCTGAATGTTAGCTTCCTCCAAGTCACGACGGAGCTTGCTGAGCTCAGCCTCACGCTTCTTGTTGAGCTCAATTTGGGCAGAGGTGGCACCACCGGCTTCCTCGAGACGTTCACCCAACTCTTCGAGTTCACGAGCGAGATCAGCGCGCTGCTTCTCAGCCTTAGCACGGGCCTGGCGTTCGGATTCGACTTCCTCTTCCAGTTCCTCGATGCGGGCTTGCAGTTCCTTGATCTGTTTCTGGACCTTGCTAACCAAAGATTGTTCGTCTTCGAGCTTGGCAGTGAGAGATGAGATTTCCTTGTCCTTGCGCTGAATAGTTTGTTCGAGTTCCTTTTTGTTGCGTTCGAGGTCAGAGACGGCTTCCTGGGTAAGTTTAAGGTCGCCTTCAACCTTCCTCCTCTGCTTCTCAACATCACCACGCAGTTTCTTTTCACGCTCCAATGAGTCTTCGAGCTCATCAAGGGTCTGCTCGAGCTTCTGCTTGACCTTGTTGAGGTGGTTAACCTTGTCTTCAGCGGCTTGCAGCTCCTCAGAGGTCTTCTGGTTAGATTCTCCTTGAAGTTTCTTTTCCTTGTTGAGTTTGTTAATGAGCTCGTCCTGGTGGGCGATTTCATCGTTTAAGTTGCGGATTTGGTGGTCTTTGGTAGCCTTGTCTTGTTCAGACTTCTGGATGTTAAGTTCGAGGTCTTCCACATCTTTCTTCAGGCCAGAGATTTCCTGTTCCAACTTCTTCTTGGCTTGGAATAGCTGGTTGCGGGCATCCTCCTCCTGGGTGAGACGGTCTTGTGTGTCCTagaataaatttgaaacaatgagccataataataaaatggttaatgttaatttaactaCATCGTCTGTATCATGCCTGTTTTCTGTCTATCAGTAAGTCAGtaatcgtattatttattattatggtttGCAATAAAATCGTGCAGTTTGCGGgcgttcaatttatttttaaacatcttaAAGTATCTGGTATAAACAAACTTCTGTTTATTTAAAGTACTGCGATAAACACATTAAATTACAAGATATGAGTAATTTTGCCATTTACCTCACCAAAGAtttcatgattttaaaaatatcttcagaTTATAATGATACGTTAAGtgaatttctaaattaaatgatttattgaatTGTTTCTTTCTATACACTTTAAGagttaataatatttgcaaatataacAAACGttagtagaatatatattatttaaaatgaataatttgaaatttaccCTAAGTTGACCCTCGAGATCAGCCTTCTGTGCTTGGAGTTTGTTGGCACGCTCCTGGGTTTCAGAGAGAGAACCCTTCTCTCCCTCGAGAGAAGCAAGTAGGGCCTGCTTCTCCTCAAGCAGTTTAGAGTTGAGGGCCTCGACCTCCTTGCGGAGTTTCTCTTCCTTCTCAAAAGCCTCCTGGGCCTTTTGAGCCTTCTCCTCCAGTTTCTGTAAAATCACCTCACTGTTATCTACACCATCCCATGTTGACATAAATTTAGTCGCCATCGTAGATTTATATTACACCATCAAATTAAACTAGGAATGCTATATTTCGGTTCGTTCGAAAGTTAAGGAAGGGTGCGCGCGCCGCCGACCACTCCGCAACTAAGTCGCACTGGAGTTTTCCAGCGGGCGTGTTATCGCCCCCGCACGCATTACATTGTGTAAGGAAAAAGCGCGTAGCTGCTGGAGTGGGGATAAATCCAGAAATGGACGCGGCAGGTGCGTTGGTGTCACGTAACCGCCAGGTGGGCGCGGTCGGATCTATTTATATTCGCTTGAATCATGCGTTATGAGTGCTGGAATATTTAATAGGTCATAGTGTTCAATCATCGCGGAACAGGTGAAAACGTACCGCGATCTCATCCTCGACGCGGGTGACGTTGAGGAGGGGCTTGACCCTCTGCCACAGTTTCCACCATGGCCAGGTGCGGAGCTGCAAGTACTTGCGCAAGTTGCGTTGGACAACTTGGAGAGCCAATCTATAAAAGGACAAACAAAATTGTATCGGGCACGTTTTATACTATTCTTAGACttctaattttaacttaatttctattttatacctCTGTTCCTGCAACTTCTTGAAGTCCTTACGGGAAAGGTAACCACGGATGTAGGCCTGGAGCCAAGATACGATCTTAGACAGTCTGTCGTCACGCAACTCTTCCATCTGACCCAGAACACCAGCGCGGAAGAATACCTATATATCCCAAAAAAAGTATTAAGACGAGTCCACTGCGTTAGttggttaaattaataaaagattgcATAAGAAATATcctaattttattagaaatagtaaaataattatattaacagcaTTACAGAATGTTAGTTAATTGTATGAAACTAAGTTAGTACGACACTTGTAAAacaagtatcaaaataatttcttctaAAAATTAgtgttaaacttttaaaataaacaaacattaaaacgaGGGCAAGCAAAAAAAATTGATAGATGACTACAGCCATGCACATAGCTCTACCTTAGTCTTTCCGAGCCTGAAGGATTCAGAATCCAAGCCGGTATGTTCAAGAATTTTTTCTGTGGCTTTCTCTGCTGTTATTGGCTCTTTGAGCAGGTTCGGGCACAGAATTTTGTATCTGCGTTCGAGAAGCAcacaaaaaagataataatactaTTCTACGGATATGGCAAGGGAAAACAAACACGAGCCTATGTATCTTGGGCTCTAAAGGAAAAGCAGCCCTTACACTGCAAGGGTTGAAGGATACAATAAAACCAGTTCCTAAAGGTTCTACTATGTTGTGAAGCGTTTAAAAGTCATGCGATCCGCCAGGTATTTCTGGATCGCATGACTAACTGCAATCTACTGTTACAATGAACATGCCTTGGTATGACCCAGACGGTAGGACTCGACATCCAAGCCCGTAGCTTCTAAGATGACTTGGGCGATTTTCTTAGGGTCAGTTTCTTTTTCCGCAGCTTGAGGGGCCAGGATCTTGTAGctacattttcaaatatatggCAAACAATGAGGGATTGTCAAACAAAACAGTCATCATGAATGCTCCATCGCATATGACAAACTTTACTAACTACCTtacatatctaaaaaaaattaccatgaTTTCGTAGTGTCATGTGATTCGTGCTAAACAATGTCGATTATAATATGAAAGGTGGAAAAACAAATACTGGGACTTGTACT is a window encoding:
- the LOC125068490 gene encoding myosin heavy chain, muscle isoform X15 — its product is MPKPQVQEGEDPDPTPYLFVSLEQKRIDQSKPYDGKKACWVPDEKEGFVQGEIKATKGDLVTVNLPGGETKDFKKDLVAQVNPPKYEKCEDMSNLTYLNDASVLYNLKQRYYHKLIYTYSGLFCVAINPYKRFPVYTFRCAKLYRGKRRSEVPPHIFAISDGAYVNMLTNHENQSMLITGESGAGKTENTKKVIAYFATVGAAQKKDPTQDKKGSLEDQVVQTNPVLEAFGNAKTVRNDNSSRFGKFIRIHFGPSGKLAGADIETYLLEKARVISQQALERSYHIFYQMMSGSVSGLKDMCLLSNDIYDYYIVSQGKTTIPNVDDGEECLLTDQAFDILGFTQEEKDNVYKITAAVMHMGCMKFKQRGREEQAEADGTEDGEKVAKLLGVDCQDLYKNLLKPRIKVGNEFVTQGRNKDQVTNSVGALCKGMFDRLFKWLVKKCNETLDTKQKRQHFIGVLDIAGFEIFDYNGFEQLCINFTNEKLQQFFNHHMFVLEQEEYKREGINWTFIDFGMDLLACIDLIEKPMGILSILEEESMFPKATDQTFVEKLNNNHLGKSAPYLKPKPPKPGCQAAHFAIGHYAGNVGYNITGWLEKNKDPLNDTVVDQFKKGANKLLVEIFADHPGQSGDAGAGGGGGKGGRGKKGGGFATVSSAYREQLNNLMTTLRSTQPHFVRCIIPNELKQAGLIDSHLVMHQLTCNGVLEGIRICRKGFPNRMVYPDFKLRYKILAPQAAEKETDPKKIAQVILEATGLDVESYRLGHTKVFFRAGVLGQMEELRDDRLSKIVSWLQAYIRGYLSRKDFKKLQEQRLALQVVQRNLRKYLQLRTWPWWKLWQRVKPLLNVTRVEDEIAKLEEKAQKAQEAFEKEEKLRKEVEALNSKLLEEKQALLASLEGEKGSLSETQERANKLQAQKADLEGQLRDTQDRLTQEEDARNQLFQAKKKLEQEISGLKKDVEDLELNIQKSEQDKATKDHQIRNLNDEIAHQDELINKLNKEKKLQGESNQKTSEELQAAEDKVNHLNKVKQKLEQTLDELEDSLEREKKLRGDVEKQRRKVEGDLKLTQEAVSDLERNKKELEQTIQRKDKEISSLTAKLEDEQSLVSKVQKQIKELQARIEELEEEVESERQARAKAEKQRADLARELEELGERLEEAGGATSAQIELNKKREAELSKLRRDLEEANIQHESTLANLRKKHNDAVAEMGEQLDQLNKLKAKAEKERSQYFSEVNDLRAGLDHLSNEKAAQEKIVKQLQHQLNEVQGKADESNRTLNDLDAAKKKLSIENSDLLRQLEEAESQVSQLSKIKVSLTTQLEDTKRLADEEARERATLLGKFRNLEHDLDNIREQVEEEAEGKADLQRQLSKANAEAQLWRSKYESEGVARSEELEEAKRKLQARLAEAEETIESLNQKVVALEKTKQRLSTEVEDLQLEVDRATAIANAAEKKQKAFDKIIGEWKLKVDDLAAELDASQKECRNYSTELFRLKGAYEEGQEQLEAVRRENKNLADEVKDLLDQIGEGGRNIHEIEKARKRLEAEKDELQAALEEAEAALEQEENKVLRAQLELSQVRQEIDRRIQEKEEEFENTRKNHQRALDSMQASLEAEAKGKAEALRMKKKLEADINELEIALDHANKANAEAQKNIKRYQAQIKDLQTALEEEQRARDDAREQLGISERRANALQNELEESRTLLEQADRARRQAEQELGDAHEQLNELSAQSASLSAAKRKLESELQTLHSDLDELLNEAKNSEEKAKKAMVDAARLADELRAEQEHAQTQEKLRKALEQQIKELQVRLDEAEANALKGGKKAIQKLEQRVRELENELDGEQRRHADAQKNLRKAERRIKELTFQAEEDRKNHERMQDLVDKLQQKIKTYKRQIEEAEEIAALNLAKFRKAQQELEEAEERADLAEQAISKFRGKGRAGSAARGVSPAPQRTRPAFDGFGTFPPRFDLAPENDF
- the LOC125068490 gene encoding myosin heavy chain, muscle isoform X13 codes for the protein MPKPQVQEGEDPDPTPYLFVSLEQKRIDQSKPYDGKKACWVPDEKEGFVQGEIKATKGDLVTVNLPGGETKDFKKDLVAQVNPPKYEKCEDMSNLTYLNDASVLYNLKQRYYHKLIYTYSGLFCVAINPYKRFPVYTFRCAKLYRGKRRSEVPPHIFAISDGAYVNMLTNHENQSMLITGESGAGKTENTKKVIAYFATVGAAQKKDPTQDKKGSLEDQVVQTNPVLEAFGNAKTVRNDNSSRFGKFIRIHFGPSGKLAGADIETYLLEKARVISQQALERSYHIFYQMMSGSVSGLKEMCMLSNDIYDYYNVSQGKITIPNVDDGEECLLTDQAFDILGFTQEEKDNVYKITAAVMHMGCMKFKQRGREEQAEADGTEDGEKVAKLLGVDCQDLYKNLLKPRIKVGNEFVTQGRNKDQVTNSVGALCKGMFDRLFKWLVKKCNETLDTKQKRQHFIGVLDIAGFEIFDFNGFEQLCINFTNEKLQQFFNHHMFVLEQEEYTKEGIHWEFIDFGMDLLACIDLIEKPMGILSILEEESMFPKATDQTFVEKLNNNHLGKSAPYLKPKPPKPGCQAAHFAIGHYAGNVGYNITGWLEKNKDPLNDTVVDQFKKGANKLLVEIFADHPGQSGDAGAGGGGGKGGRGKKGGGFATVSSAYREQLNNLMTTLRSTQPHFVRCIIPNELKQAGLIDSHLVMHQLTCNGVLEGIRICRKGFPNRMVYPDFKLRYMILAPAAMSAEKDPKEAARKCLEAVQLDPESYRIGHTKVFFRAGVLGQMEELRDDRLSKIVSWLQAYIRGYLSRKDFKKLQEQRLALQVVQRNLRKYLQLRTWPWWKLWQRVKPLLNVTRVEDEIAKLEEKAQKAQEAFEKEEKLRKEVEALNSKLLEEKQALLASLEGEKGSLSETQERANKLQAQKADLEGQLRDTQDRLTQEEDARNQLFQAKKKLEQEISGLKKDVEDLELNIQKSEQDKATKDHQIRNLNDEIAHQDELINKLNKEKKLQGESNQKTSEELQAAEDKVNHLNKVKQKLEQTLDELEDSLEREKKLRGDVEKQRRKVEGDLKLTQEAVSDLERNKKELEQTIQRKDKEISSLTAKLEDEQSLVSKVQKQIKELQARIEELEEEVESERQARAKAEKQRADLARELEELGERLEEAGGATSAQIELNKKREAELSKLRRDLEEANIQHESTLANLRKKHNDAVAEMGEQLDQLNKLKAKAEHDRASCYNELNNTRAAIDQVAREKAAQEKIVKQLQHQLNEVQGKADESNRTLNDLDAAKKKLSIENSDLLRQLEEAESQVSQLSKIKVSLTTQLEDTKRLADEEARERATLLGKFRNLEHDLDNIREQVEEEAEGKADLQRQLSKANAEAQLWRSKYESEGVARSEELEEAKRKLQARLAEAEETIESLNQKVVALEKTKQRLSTEVEDLQLEVDRATAIANAAEKKQKAFDKIIGEWKLKVDDLAAELDASQKECRNYSTELFRLKGAYEEGQEQLEAVRRENKNLADEVKDLLDQIGEGGRNIHEIEKARKRLEAEKDELQAALEEAEAALEQEENKVLRAQLELSQVRQEIDRRIQEKEEEFENTRKNHQRALDSMQASLEAEAKGKAEALRMKKKLEADINELEIALDHANKANAEAQKNIKRYQAQIKDLQTALEEEQRARDDAREQLGISERRANALQNELEESRTLLEQADRARRQAEQELGDAHEQLNELSAQSASLSAAKRKLESELQTLHSDLDELLNEAKNSEEKAKKAMVDAARLADELRAEQEHAQTQEKLRKALEQQIKELQVRLDEAEANALKGGKKAIQKLEQRVRELENELDGEQRRHADAQKNLRKAERRIKELTFQAEEDRKNHERMQDLVDKLQQKIKTYKRQIEEAEEIAALNLAKFRKAQQELEEAEERADLAEQAISKFRGKGRAGSAARGVSPAPQRTRPAFDGFGTFPPRFDLAPENDF